CCTCCGCCGGAGCGTCGGTGTGGTGTCGGATGACATGCTCGGTTTTGTTTGTCGCCTTCATTACGGATACTCCCTGTCCTTGCATGGACTGCTTCCGTGAGTGCATCCAAGTGTACGCCGAGGCGCGCCCGTTGTGGGCTCCGCTCTGCGCGGAATACTGTCCACATACGCCCATGAACGGCTCTCGCAAGGCGGGGGCGTGGCATAGGCTGAAGCAAGCAGTTCCCCGTGAAACGACTAACTGCCAAGGAGATGTGAAGATGCCCAAGCGCCCCAACCCGGCGGTGAAGATCGCCCAGGAAACAGCCCACAACGCAGTGTTTGACGCCGAAGGCAACGCCAAGCCCGGAGTGCACAATGTGCTTCTGAGGGCTGTCGAAGTCCAGCGACCCCTGGTCCTGGCCAACCTTCGCAGGCTTCAACGCAGGCACCCCCATGATTCACCGGCGCAGCTGGCCGCCAAACTGGAGCGCCACTACCTGCTGGCCATCTCCGGCGGGGGTGCAGCGGTGGGCGCCACCGCCGTCGTGCCTGGTATCGGAACCGCGGCATCGCTGGGACTTTCCGCGCTCGCAACCGTGGGCTTCCTGGAGACCACCGCGCTGTATGCGTCGTCATTGGCGGAGTTGCACGGCATCCGGCTGACTGACCCTGTCCGCGCGCAGACCATGGTCATGGCCATCATGCTAGGCGAGGAAGGCACGTCCATGCTGGGTGCCCTGAGCGGGCAGTCGCTGGGGCGCAGCAAGGGCGTGACCAATGCGTGGGGTCGGACGCTTACCAAGAAAATTCCCGGAAGTGGCTTCGGTGTCATCCGCGATTCCATCCAACGCGCGTTCCTGAAGAACCTCCTCAAGCGGCAAGGGACCGCGTTCCTGGGCCGCGCTCTGCCGTTCGGCGTCGGCGCGGTGGTAGGTGGTGCAGGCAACCTGATGATGGGCCGTGCAGTGGTGTCCACTGCCAAGGAAGCGTTCGGCCCGCTGCCGGACACTGTTCCTGGCGAACTGCTTCCGAACGCTCCAAAGAATGTTTTGAACAACCCAACGCTGGAAGGCGGTAACAGTGGACCTGAACGCTGACCTCGGGGAGTCTTTCGGCTCTTGGACCATGGGAGACGACGCCTCGATGTTCCGCATCGTGAGCAGCGCCAACGTGGCCTGCGGCTTCCACGCCGGTGATCCCCTCACCATGCTGGACAGCTGCCGTGCGGCGTTCGAACTGGATGTCCGTGTCGGTGCCCATGTGGGCTACCGGGACCTCGCAGGCTTCGGCCGGCGCTCACTGGACATGACCTTTGACGAGTTGTTCGGCGACGTTCTCTACCAACTTGGCGCCCTGGACGGCATGGCCCACGCGGTGGGAGCATCGGTGGATTACGTGAAGCCCCACGGTGCGCTCTACAACAGGATCGTCCGGGACGCTGAGCAGGCAGAAGCCGTAGTGGCTGCCGTGCACGCTTACGATCCCGGGCTGCCCGTGCTTGGCCTGCCGGGATCGGCGTGGCTGACGCTCGCCGAGGAATCCGGGCACCCGGTGTTCCGCGAAGCGTTCGTGGACCGGGCCTACCTACCGGACGGAACACTGGTGCCCCGCACCCAGGAAGGCGCCGTCCTGCAGGACCCGGCAGCCGTCGTGGCCCAGGCCGTGCGGCTGGCAACGCGCAAGGAAGTGCTGGCCATCGATGGAACCGTGGTGCCAGTACAGGCTGACTCGTTGTGCATCCACGGCGATACGCCCGGTGCGGTGAACATGGCTGCTGCGGTGAGGGAAGGCCTTGAACAGGCCGGCGTCCAGATCGAAGCGTTCGCTTAACTCTGTGTTCGGGGAGGCCTGATGGGTGCGGTAGTGGTGGAGCCGGGATCGAGCTCCATGGTTCTCGGTCCTGAGCAAGTACTGGACCGCGCGTCCATGCATCTGGCCAATGGCCTGCTGGGTAACCCGGACTCTGCAGCCGGACTTGAGGTGCTGTTGGGCGGGCTGAAGCTGAGATTCGTGTCGGGCTCGGCCGTTGCGGTCACCGGCGCCGAAGGCATGGTGACGCTCGACGGCACCGAACTTCCTCTGAACAAAGCCGTTCGCGTCCCACCGGGAGCAGTGCTCGAGCTTGGCCCTGCCATGTTTGGTATTCGCTATTACCTGGCGGTCCAAGGCGGAATATCTGCGCAAGGAGAGGCCGCGCAAGGAGAGGCAATACGCGCCGGAGCGGCCCTGACCTTCGGGCGGCCCAATAATCATGGTTCCCCGGAGGTGAACCACCCTGCTCGGCGCGCTTTGGACCCCGAACGTCCAGTGGTTGCGAGGGTTTCGCGCGGGCCTCAGGCGCAGAATGACGACGCCGGCACGTGGCTTCGGTTGACCAGCGAACCGTGGATTCTCTCGCCCGAGTCGGACCGCGCAGGCGCGCGGCTGGTGGGCCGGCCGCTTGACGTGACCTCCGCTCCAATACCCCAAGCTCAACCGCTGGTATCAGGCTCTGTCCTGTTGCCGTCGTCGGGCCTGCCGGTCATCGCCTTGGCTGGCCACCCGGACACTTCGCAGTCGCCGGTGATCGCCGTGGTGCGCGATGAAGACCTTGACGTGCTCGGTCAAGCGAGGCCGGGGCAGATGGTGCATCTGCTGGGCTGAGCCGACAAGGAACGCTGTGATGCGGCGCCAATCATTAACTGAGTCAATACAGTGCGAATCGCAGGGGCCGATTTTCTCAAGAATGGCACTTCATGAGAAAACTCAGCCCCTGCGTTTCTCAGCTAGCCGCTGCAGTTGCCAGGAATGCACATCGGCCATCCAATACAGGGGTGCCGCCGGGCCTACGCGTGGGTCCTGCGGATCACGGCCATCCTGCAGGGCCTGCACATACGCCCGATCCAAGCTGATGCGTTCCAGCAATTGCTCACTTCCGCCCACCGAACCGTGTCCGGGGACCACGGCAAAAACATCGCCGGCCGCGGCTTCGAACTGCTGCAACGCTTCGAGGTAGTCAGAGAGCGGATCAGCCGCCTCCAGGTCGAGGAACGGTATTAGGGTGTCCGAAAGCATGTCACCGGCCACGAGGACGCCGCTTTCTTCGACCAAGAGTCCTGCGTGGCCTGGGGCGTGGGCTTGATGCTCCAGAACGCGAACTGTGGGTCCATCCCAGGGAATCTCATCCACCCCGGCGGGTAAGCCGGTGATGAGTCCCAGCAGATCCATCGGAATCTGCTCGGCATACTCCGGCGGCAGTCCCTCAGCCACTTGGTCCGTCCAGTCCGGCCGGGACAGGACACCCCGGATGGATGCCGCGCAGCGCGCTGTGCCATACCGCGGCGGATCACCGAAGTCCGGGTGCCACAGCACGTGATCCCAATCAGGGTGGGTGGAGAATCCTGCCACCACCGGTTGGCCCAACCGCTGAAGGTCCTCAGCGATGCCCGCCATCTCGTTGACCGTGATGCCGGGGTCGATCAGCAACACTCCGTCCCGGCCCTGTACCACCGTGCAGTTGCTCTGGATGAACTCGCTCTCGTGAACCAGAACGCCTTCAGCGACTTGCTTCAGCATGGCTGTGACTCCCGTTAGAGTTTCTGCGCCAGCATGACCAGGATCCCGCTGGGACCGCGAAGATACGTCAACTTGTAAACGTCCTGATAGTTCGCCACACCGCGGAGCGGGTGGCATCCGTGCTTGGCGGCGATCTCAAGGGCGTGGTCGATGTCGTCAACCGAGAACGCGACGCGGTGCATTCCGATCTCGTTGGGAAGGGTTGGGTTCGTCTCGATCGCGTCAGGGTGGATGTACTCGAAGAGCTCAAGCTGGCCATTGCCATCCGGGGTTTGGAGCACCGCGATTTTTGCGTGGTTGCCATCCAGCCCCACAGCGGTGTCGGCCCACTCACCACTGACGGTGTCCCGGCCCACGACCGTGAGGCCCAGATCCGTAAAGAAGGCGACGGTTTCTTCGAGATCCCGGACTGCGATACCGACGTTCTCAAGTTTGATAGGCATGCGTTTGAAGGTACCAAGGGGGACTGAATAGCTCTAGCGTCTAGCCAAACAGCAGATGCGCCACGGTGAAGATCGCCAACCCGGCCAGCGCGCCCACCACGGTTCCGTTGATGCGGATGTACTGGAGATCCTTGCCCACCTGAAGCTCGATCTTCTGGGACGTTTCCTCGGCATCCCAGCGGGCTACGGTATCGGAGATGACGCCGGCGATGTCCGAACGGTACGTGTTCACCAGGTACCCGGCGGCATCGCCAATCCAGGTGTTGATCTTGCCGGCCAATTCGTCGTCGTTGACCAGGCGCGTACCGAAGTCACGGACGGCGCTCTTGAAACGCTGGCTCAGTTCGCTGTCGGGATCGTCGACGGCGTTGAGCAGCGCATTCTTCACCGTTCCCCACGTGCGGGACGCCAGTTCGCGGACCTCGGGGTCGCCGAGGATTTGGGCCTTGATGGATTCGGCGCGCTCGATCATGGCGGGATCGTGTTGCAGGTCCTGGGCAAGATCAGTGAGGTAGGCGTCGATTGACTGCCTCACCTGGTGGTTCTGGTCCGCCTGTACTGCTCGAACAAATTTGGAGAGTTCCACGTACACGCGGTCACCCACCAGGCCATCCACGAACGTCGGCACCCACAGAGGGGAGCGATCCGAGACGAGCCTGTTCACAGTTGCGTGGTTGGCATCTACCCAGTCGGCCGCACGGTCAACCAGCAGGTCAACCAGGGTGTGGTGGTGGCCGTCGGCGAAGATCCGTTCTGCCATCCGGCCTACAGGCGGTCCCCACGGCGGGGTGAGCAGGTGCTTGCGGACCATGCCTTCGATGACAGCCTGCACGTCGTCGTCGTTCAGTACCGTGAAGGCGCCTCGAATCACCGCGCCGCCTTCCTTGGCCACGCGCTCTGCACCGCCTGGGGCCGACAACCACCGGCCTGCCTTGCGGGCAATGTCGATGCTCGCCAACTTGTCCTGCACAACCTCCTGGGACAGGAAGTTGCTCTCCACGAAGTCGCTGAGCGATTCACCGATCTGGTCCTTGCGACGCGGAATGATGGCTGTGTGGGGGATTTTCAGACCCATGGGGTACTTGAACAGTGCGGTGACAGCGAACCAGTCGGCCAGTGCGCCCACCATGCCGCCTTCGGCCGCCGCCCGGACGTATTCCAGCCACGGGTACTGCTTCTGGAACGCGAACGCCACCGTGAAGATCACCGCCATCGCGATCAGCAGCGCCAGGGCCAACCGTTTCATGCGGAGCAACGCTGCCGCTTTTTCCATGTCGCCAGCGGACAGTTCGACGACGGCGGAACGGCCGCGTGCGGGTGCGGAACCTGCCGTGGAATTGGGGTTGGTGACGTCTTCGGTTGGGATTTGTTCAGAGTTCACCTGCATTAGCCCAGCGTAGCCCCCGAGCGTCCAGCAGGGTGGGCTAACGTGTCTGCATGACTAGCGACGACTTCGCCCCGAGCCGGCCCAAGGTCTACGCCCACCGCGGCGCCAGTGCCGCCTTTGCCGAGCACACCCGTGCCGCCTATCTGAAGGCCATTGCCGATGGTGCCGACGGTGTGGAATGCGATGTGCACCTGACCCGGGACCAGCACCTTGTCCTGCTGCACGACGCCGATCTGGACCGCACCTCCACCGGCACGGGTCCGGTTGGTGAGCACACCCTTGAGGAGCTCCGTGCTTTGGACTTTTCTTCATGGAAGGGCGCCCGCATTCCCGAAGCCTACGGGGGAGTGTCTGATCAGTTCCTGACGTTGCCCGACTTGCTGGACATCCTGCGGGGAGCTGGACGCGAGATTGGCCTGGCCATTGAACTCAAGCACCCGAGTCCCTATGGCCTCAAGCTCGAGGAGCGCGTGCTGGCCCTGCTTCATGAGGAAGGGTGGACGCCGGAGGAGTCCCGGCTGGATAACATCCTGGTTTCCTTCATGAGCTTCGACTCGGACTCGGTGCAACGCCTTTTGGAGACCGTTCCCGGAAAGCACATCTGCCAGTTGGTGGACAACTTCACCGCGAAGGAGATCCGCCAGGAGTTCGGTCTGGGCTTCTTCACCGGCGGGGCGGTGGCCAACGTCTTGAGGGCAACTCAACTGGATGCCGAACGCGTCCTGGATGAAGGTCAGGTAGGAATTGCCGGCCCTGGCATTGAATACGTCAGGGAGCATGCACGCAACGTTCAGCGCTGGTTGGAGGCTGGCCGGATCTTCCGGGTGTGGACCGTTGATTCGGAGAAGGACGTGGCCCTGTGCCAAGGCCTGGGCATCCATGAAATCACCACCAACAAGCCGGCGCAGGTGCTGGCGCAGCTGATGGTGTCCAACTAGGTCAACGTGGGCTCGGCTTTGGGGGTCACCTTGCTTGTGATTGAGTGGTCTCATGTCTTTTCGCTGGTCAGCACAAGCAACCCAAACCACCTCCGCAGTCGCTTTGAGCGCCCTGCTTCTGGCCAGCGCCGCGAAGCACTTCCGTACGCCCAAGTTCTATTTCCCGGTGGTTCCGGATTACTTGTGCCGCAAGGATGAGCCTGGCAGCCGTCCGAACGGCCCGCTGGCAGTCATGTCCCGCGAGGAATGGGTTGCGTCGTCGGGACTGCTTGAGGTGACTGCCGCCGTCGGACTTCTGATCCCTGCTACCCGTAAGGTTGCTGCGGACGCTACTACGGCGATGTTCGCTGCATTCCTTGCGGGGCATATAGATGCCTTGCGACGTGCCTATGGTCCCAAGGGCTCAGCCGCGGAACGACGTATCCACACCGTCCGCCTGCCCCTTCAGATTCCGCTCATCCTCTGGTCCTGGAGCCTGCGGAAATGAGCGGCAGCCCTGCCGCTACGAGACTCAGGGAATCTCCGGCATTCAAAGTGGCGCTGTCCCTGAGCATTGCCACAGGCCTGTACGGCGTGTCCTTCGGTGCCTTGTCCGTGGCGTCCGGTTTCGATTTCTGGCAAACCATGGTGTTGAGCCTCCTCCTGTTCAGCGGAGGTTCGCAGTTCGCCTTCATCGGCGTAGTGGCCGGAGGCGGCTCCGGGGTGGCGGCGATGACAGCCAGTGCGCTGCTGGGTCTCCGCAACGGCATATATGGCATGCAGATCAATGCCATGCTTCGCCCCGGAGGGTGGAAGCGTTACCTTTCCGCGCATGTAACCATCGATGAATCAACGGCGACGGCGTCCGGCCAGTCGGATCCCGACGAGCAACGTCGCGGCTTCTGGACAGCAGGAATAGGCATATTCATCCTGTGGAATATTTTCACCGCCATTGGTGCTCTGGCCGGCGATGCCATGGGTGATCCCAAGCAGTGGGGTTTGGATGGCGCTGCCGTTGCGGCGTTCCTGGCTCTGCTGTGGCCGCGACTGAAGGGCCGCGAACCTTGGGCCATCGCCGCCGCCTGTGCACTGGCCACCATCCTGGCCGTGCCGTTTGTTCCCTCCGGAGTTCCCATCCTGGTGGCCGCCGTAGTGGCAGGCGTCATTGGCTGGTTCAGCCACGCACGCATGGATGAAGGACTGGAACCGGACGTTGATCCCTACGCGGAGAAGCACCAGCGCGGACACGGAGGCAACAAATGAACCTCTGGCTGTGGATCCTCATTGCGTGTGCGCTGGCGTATCTGACCAAGCTGGTGGGCTATTTCGTGCCGGCCAAGCTGCTGGAAAGCCCGAGGATCATGCACGTCGCCGGCACCATGACCATTGGCCTGTTGGCGTCCTTGACCGTGGTGAACGCCGTCGCGTCAGGGCAAGGCTTGGTCCTCGATGCCCGGATCGGCGCCCTGGTTGCTGCCGCCGTCGCACTGTGGCTGCGCGCGCCGTTCCTCGTGGTGGTGATTTCAGGCGCAGCGGCTGCAGCATTGCTTCGGCTGCTGGGTTGGGGCTAAGAACTACACGGCCTCAGTAAACGTCATCCCCGGGATGCCCGACTGCTCCGGAAGCGGCCGGGAGGGGCGCTCCGTCCGGATGGCATCCTCGATCAGCGCCACAGGACGCTTCCATGCTTCAGATCCCGGCTCCATGGTGTCCACGGAACCGATGAGCATGGCCACCAAGCGGACCATGTCCTCGATGGTGATGTCGCGTCGCAGGGAGCCTTGCCCCTGGCCGCGCTCCAGGAGAGTGGCCATGGAGCCGATGAGGCCACCGGTGATGCCCACCAGGAGTCCGCGTCGTCCCGCGACGGCGTCCAGAAGGTTCGCGTCGTCGCTGGCAACCTTCATCACGGCGTCGATGACGTTAGTCAATCCTTCGGCGGCGTCCATGCCGTCGAGGGCAGCCTCAGCCACCGGGTCCACGTGCAACCGGAGCTGACGTGACAGTGCTGCGAGCACCAGTTGCTCTTTGTCCGAGAAGTTGCGGAACAGCGTCGCGGGGCCAACTCCAGCGGTGGCGGCGATGGTCTGAAGGGGTACCTCGGGGCCATGTTCCCGGAAGCACTGCCGTGCGGCGGTGATGATCTTGTCCACATTGCGTGCGGCGTCTGCCCTGAGGGGCTTGCGTTCAGAGGGCTGTTCCATGCTTGTCAGGGTAGCAATGGAGGCGTGCCGGCCCGTTGTTACGCGGGAGTACGTTGTTATATGACAAACCAGTACATGAAACACTGGATTTCATGTTGCTTGCATTTTCAGTCGCCCCTTCGGGCCAGCCCGCTTCCGCCGCCAACGGGGGGCCAACCCCTGACGCCTCCGTGCACGACGCCGTCGCTGCTGCGGTCAAGATTGTCCGCGAGTCCGGTCTGCCCAACCAGACGGACTCCATGTTCACCACCATCGAGGGCGAATGGGACGAGGTGTTCGACGTCGTCAAGCGCGCCACCGAGGCAGTTTGCCGCTACGGCAGCCGCGTCTCCCTGGTCATCAAGGCTGACATCCGTCCCGGGTACAGCGGTGAGCTGACCGGCAAGGTGGAGCGGCTCGAAGACGCCATTTCCGCTACGGAGTAGTTCCTTCCCCCGGGCTGCGGTGAGTGCAAGACTGGGGCCCATGATTGAACACGTGACCGAGCCCGGTTGGGTTGACGTCGAGCATTACCTGACTGACGTCGTCGTGCGTCCTGATCCTGCCCATAAGCGCGCCCTGACATCCGCCGTCGAGGCCGACATGCCGGCCATCGAAGTGGCCCCCAACGCCGGCAAGCTGCTGCGGATGCTCGTGCAGATGTCCGGTGCGAGGCGGGTGCTGGAGGTGGGAACCTTGGCCGGGTTCAGCAGCATCTGGATGGCGCAGGGACTGCCCGACGACGGCAGGATAGTTACGTGCGAATTCCTCCAGAAGCACGCGGACGTGGCGCGCGCCAACGTGGATGCCGCCGGCGTCGGACACAAGGTGGACATCAGGGTAGGTGCTGCCTTGGACACGCTTCCAACGTTGGTGGGCCAGGAATCGTTCGACTTCGTGTTCATTGACGCCGACAAGGAAAACGACTCCAACTACCTCGACTGGGCCATCAGGCTGGGCCACCCGGGCACCGTGATCGTGGTGGATAACGTTATCTGGGACGGCGCCATTTTGGAGCCCGAGCGGGATGAGGTGAATGCGCCCGGAATCGTGGCCATGCTGGAAAAGATGGGCCAGGACCCGCGCCTCGATGCCACCGCCATCCAGACGGTAGGAAGCAAGGGCTGGGACGGCTTCGCGATTGCCAGGGTGCGGTAGCGGATGGATTTCACGATTCGCCCGGCAACGGTGGACGACGCCGAGGCCATGGCCCTGATGCAAGTCCAGTCGTGGAAGGAGAGCTACGGGCACCTCCTGCCTCCGGAGTTCTTCGAGAAACAGGAAGCTGCGCTGCCCGACCGCATAGAACGGTACCGGGCGTTCATCGCTGCGGGGCACACCCGGATGTTGGCACACGATCCCGACGGTCACTTGGTGGGCCTCGGCGCGGCAGGCCCCGGACAGGACGAAGACGGTCCGTGCGAACGGGAGCTTTACATGCTCTACACCTTGGAGCATGTCCATGGCCGGGGTGTAGGTCAGGCGTTGGTAGATGCGCTGATCGGCGACGGGCCGGCATACTTGTGGGTGCTCGATGACAATCCCCGGGCCGAGGCTTTCTATCGTCGAAACGGTTTTGTACCGGACGGCAAACGGCAGCTCTGCGACCCTTCCTGGTACTCGCTGCCCGAACATCGGATGGTGCGTCCCTCCGTCGGGCTTTAGCGGTTTTCAGTGCGCGCAAGCTGTTCCCACAGATGATTCATATCGATATGGTGATCACGGGCGGTCTCGGTGCAGAACGCCCGGGAAGCAGGCGCCGAAATCGGAGCCTGGTTACGCCATTAGATTCTCGGGAGGAAGCATGACTAATCCAGAGCAGGATCCAAGCCAGCAGGAAGGCCCGGCAGACGGCGGTGCTGACGGGGGCGCCGACGGTGGCGCAGACTCCGGCGCTGAAGGCCCCGCTGACGGTGGCGCAGCCGGCACCCCAGGTGTCCACGACGGCGGTGCAGACGGCGGTGCCGATGGTGGCGCTGATGGCGGTGCCGATGGTGGCGCTGATGGCGGTGCCGATGGTGGCGCTGATGGTGGTGCCGACGGTGGCGCTGATGGTGGTGCCGACGGCGGCGCTGATGGTGGTGCCGACGGCGGCGCTGAGCAAAAAGGCAGCTAAGTTTGAGCTCTACCAGCACTGATTTCCAAGACCTCGGCGCTGTGAAGGACGCCGGGGTCTTGGAAACACGCCTGATTGACATCGGCTATGAGAAGTTCGCCAGCGACGTCTGGGGGCGTACTGCGCTGCTCACCCGTGGAGTGGGCGACTTCTCCGATTTGTTCTCAGCCGACGCCGTCGACGAGTTGATTTCGCGTCGCGGACTGCGGACGCCTTTCCTGCGCGTCGCCAAGGGCGGCTCGACTCTTCCCGAGTCCTCGTTCACGTCGCCGGCAGGCGTTGGCGCCACCATCTCCGACCAGCTGGACGACACCCAGCTCTGGCGCAAGTTCGCCGACGGAGCCACCCTGGTTCTCCAAGCGCTGCATCGCACATGGGAGCCAGTGTCCAGCTTCAGCACGCAGCTGAGCACTGAGCTCGGACATCCCGTGCAGGCCAATGCTTACATCACCCCGCCCCAGAACCGTGGTTTCGACGACCATTACGACGTCCACGACGTCTTCGTCCTGCAGATCGAAGGAACGAAGCGCTGGATCATCCATGAGCCGGTCCATGTGGACCCGCTGCGTAGCCAGCCGTGGACCGATCGCCGCTCCGCCGTCGCCGAGGCAGCTCAAGGCAAGGCTTACATCGATACCGTCCTCGAGCCCGGCGATGTCCTCTACCTGCCGCGTGGCTGGCTGCATGCCGCCGAGGCGCAGGGGAAGGTTTCGATCCACCTCACCTTGGGAGTCCACAGCTGGACCCGCCATGCGCTGGCCGAACACCTCGCACAGGCCGCGCTTGCAGCGCTGTGCGACGATCCCGAGGTGCGCCGGTCCTTGCCGTTGGGCGTGGATGGACCTGATGAGGAGATCGCCGCTGTCCGTGAACGCCTCGCCGCAGCCGTCTTGGAGGCGGACACCACGTCCCTTTTTCATCGCACCCGGAGGGGACAGGGACGCCCGGCCCCGCTTGGTCCGGTGGCCCAACTCGCGGCTCTCGATGGCCTGGGCCCGGAGTCGCTGGTGCGGCTTCGGGAGGCATTGGAAGCGCGGCTTGAAGGATCACGCTTGACTACTCGCGTGGGCTGGCTCGACTTCCCCGAGGCAAATCTGCCCTCCGTAAGGCGCCTGCTGGACGGCGAGCCTCACCTCGCGTCTGATCTTGGCGTTGAACTGGTCGAAAGGTTGTTACGCGCTGGAGTTCTCGTCACCGCTGAACTGTGACCATCAACAGTGACAACCTCATCGCTTCCCACACCAGGCTTCTTTTGCGCGGATAGCGCCCGGATTCGCGGCGACTCGATGGCAGGCACGGCGTCACCCGGCTTGGTCTGGGTCCTCGTAGAGTACCGGGGCGGGTGGCCGCCCAACGGCTTCGACGGCCTTGATCTTGAGGCCGGGACCAAGGCCCTTGTACTCTCCGCAGCTCGGACGGCGGGTGCCCGGGTTCTCTTGGTGCGGCGGCCCGGTCCCCGCCGACGCCACGGTCCGAACAGTTGGGCCGTAGTGCGCCATCACAGCTCGGGCGCCTATCAGCAGCTGTGGGGAACGTGGGACCGGGATGAGGACCTGGCCGACATCGTTACCGCTTTGGCATCCCCCGGAAAGCCCGGATTTCCGCCGGTCATCCTGATCTGCGCTCATGGTCGGCATGACCCTTGCTGCGCGGTGCGGGGCCGGCCCGTGGGACGTGCACTGGGTGAGCGTTGGCCGGAGCTGGTCTGGGAGTGCTCCCACGTTGGCGGGGACAGGTTCGCAGCCAACGCCGTAGTGGTTCCCGACGGCGTGTACTACGGCGGGCTCGATGCCCAGTCCTCAGTCGCCACCATTGAAGAACACCTCGCCGGACGCATCCACGCAGGGTATCTGCGCGGATATACGGATCTGTCCCCACTGCAACAAGCCGCCGTCGCGGCCGTGCTCGAGCGTTTCGGTCCTGCCGGCCGCCATGACTATCTGGTCACGGAGACTTTGCACGAGGGCGACCACTGGCGTATCCACATCACCGGCAACCCGCCACACCCGGCGCATATCGATGTGGAACTGCAGCCCCGCCGCTCACCGCAGTGTCAGCTGACCTGCCTGGCGCCGGCCGAGGGCTCGGTCATGGTCTACGAACCCACGTCCATCCGCAGGACCTGACTCTTGCGGACTGCCGATACGAGACGCCAGGCTTAGCGCGATTCAGAGTCTTCGGGCTGGTCCATGTCGAGTGGTGAGTCGATGAGGCTTGGCGGCTTGGGCACTCGGGCCAGCAGGAGGCAGACGACGGTCAGCCATGCCACTGCGACGGTCAATACCTCCGCCCACACCAATTCGCCAAGCTCCATGATGTGATCTTATGGCGCAAACAGCAAAACTGTAAGCATCCTTACTACTTGTGTGACCGTTCGGAGTAATGCGGCGCTCCACTAGGCTTGAAGCATGACTCAGGCAGGGCGGAAGTAGTGGCAAAACGCGGCAGGATCAGTAAGTCGCAAAGGTCGACGGCGGGAGTCGTCGAGGTGCCCACAGGCACCCGCCCCGACGGTCCGGTGGCGGGGGTCTACTACATCGATACCGGCGACTGCGAGTTACTGCAGGACCAGGACAACTCCAACGGCTGGCTCCTGAAGATCAACGGAGTCATGAGCTCGCACATTGACCTTGC
This genomic interval from Paenarthrobacter aurescens TC1 contains the following:
- a CDS encoding putative O-methyltransferase family protein (identified by match to protein family HMM PF01596); the protein is MIEHVTEPGWVDVEHYLTDVVVRPDPAHKRALTSAVEADMPAIEVAPNAGKLLRMLVQMSGARRVLEVGTLAGFSSIWMAQGLPDDGRIVTCEFLQKHADVARANVDAAGVGHKVDIRVGAALDTLPTLVGQESFDFVFIDADKENDSNYLDWAIRLGHPGTVIVVDNVIWDGAILEPERDEVNAPGIVAMLEKMGQDPRLDATAIQTVGSKGWDGFAIARVR
- a CDS encoding hypothetical protein (identified by Glimmer2; putative); the encoded protein is MLSAAVGTTISAAVGTTISATVGTTISATIGTAISATIGTAISATIGTAVCTAVVDTWGAGCATVSGAFSAGVCATVGAPVSTAVCRAFLLAWILLWISHASSRESNGVTRLRFRRLLPGRSAPRPPVITISI
- a CDS encoding hypothetical protein (identified by Glimmer2; putative), yielding MELGELVWAEVLTVAVAWLTVVCLLLARVPKPPSLIDSPLDMDQPEDSESR
- a CDS encoding acetyltransferase, GNAT family protein (identified by match to protein family HMM PF00583), which gives rise to MDFTIRPATVDDAEAMALMQVQSWKESYGHLLPPEFFEKQEAALPDRIERYRAFIAAGHTRMLAHDPDGHLVGLGAAGPGQDEDGPCERELYMLYTLEHVHGRGVGQALVDALIGDGPAYLWVLDDNPRAEAFYRRNGFVPDGKRQLCDPSWYSLPEHRMVRPSVGL
- a CDS encoding putative Domain of unknown function DUF77 (identified by match to protein family HMM PF01910) — protein: MLLAFSVAPSGQPASAANGGPTPDASVHDAVAAAVKIVRESGLPNQTDSMFTTIEGEWDEVFDVVKRATEAVCRYGSRVSLVIKADIRPGYSGELTGKVERLEDAISATE
- a CDS encoding putative cupin superfamily protein (identified by match to protein family HMM PF08007), with the protein product MKDAGVLETRLIDIGYEKFASDVWGRTALLTRGVGDFSDLFSADAVDELISRRGLRTPFLRVAKGGSTLPESSFTSPAGVGATISDQLDDTQLWRKFADGATLVLQALHRTWEPVSSFSTQLSTELGHPVQANAYITPPQNRGFDDHYDVHDVFVLQIEGTKRWIIHEPVHVDPLRSQPWTDRRSAVAEAAQGKAYIDTVLEPGDVLYLPRGWLHAAEAQGKVSIHLTLGVHSWTRHALAEHLAQAALAALCDDPEVRRSLPLGVDGPDEEIAAVRERLAAAVLEADTTSLFHRTRRGQGRPAPLGPVAQLAALDGLGPESLVRLREALEARLEGSRLTTRVGWLDFPEANLPSVRRLLDGEPHLASDLGVELVERLLRAGVLVTAEL
- a CDS encoding conserved hypothetical protein (identified by match to protein family HMM PF06999) — translated: MTTSSLPTPGFFCADSARIRGDSMAGTASPGLVWVLVEYRGGWPPNGFDGLDLEAGTKALVLSAARTAGARVLLVRRPGPRRRHGPNSWAVVRHHSSGAYQQLWGTWDRDEDLADIVTALASPGKPGFPPVILICAHGRHDPCCAVRGRPVGRALGERWPELVWECSHVGGDRFAANAVVVPDGVYYGGLDAQSSVATIEEHLAGRIHAGYLRGYTDLSPLQQAAVAAVLERFGPAGRHDYLVTETLHEGDHWRIHITGNPPHPAHIDVELQPRRSPQCQLTCLAPAEGSVMVYEPTSIRRT
- a CDS encoding putative integral membrane protein (identified by match to protein family HMM PF05437), which produces MNLWLWILIACALAYLTKLVGYFVPAKLLESPRIMHVAGTMTIGLLASLTVVNAVASGQGLVLDARIGALVAAAVALWLRAPFLVVVISGAAAAALLRLLGWG